One Lucilia cuprina isolate Lc7/37 chromosome 4, ASM2204524v1, whole genome shotgun sequence DNA segment encodes these proteins:
- the LOC111674535 gene encoding protein YIF1B-B isoform X1, whose amino-acid sequence MYNNPNAGIRNRKWENSSGPGRKVQRVSDVNVMGPAAPMPNASPYMQSTTGPTVLDPMMQSGGNMGAGSYGAPLQPMQQPQTNVYNNGGMPMPNQNYGYTSPSPQPQQPPQYSSVPGGASFGSQPQQPGVAGQFPQFAMFQQPIVQDMAMEYGQRLADQGKQMVENQFSKWVPVAKLKYYFAVDNNYVINKLRLLFFPFTHKDWSLKYDQEQPVQPRYDINAPDLYIPTMAFITYVVVAGLMLGLQNRFTPEKLSIEASSALASSIFELVVYSITLYVVNIKTNLKTLDLLAFSGYKFVTIVACLLVSTLFHGFGYYMALLYCSLSLGFFLLRTLKTKVLHESSPTNPSGAINYDPYGNPQQLDYTGGRKRKLYFLFLVVGGQAFLSFLLSKHLYFPDAATLEARNLEF is encoded by the exons ATGTATAACAATCCAAATGCAGGCATAAGGAATCGTAAGTGGGAAAATT CTTCCGGTCCTGGTCGTAAAGTCCAACGTGTAAGTGATGTTAATGTTATGGGTCCAGCCGCTCCCATGCCCAACGCTTCACCCTATATGCAGTCTACAACAGGTCCAACTGTTTTGGATCCTATGATGCAGTCTGGCGGTAATATGGGTGCTGGCTCTTATGGTGCCCCTCTACAGCCAATGCAACAACCACAGACGAATGTTTACAATAATGGTGGCATGCCTATGCCAAATCAAAACTATGGTTACACCTCACCCTCTCCCCAACCCCAACAACCTCCACAATATAGTTCCGTACCTGGAGGAGCTTCATTCGGTTCTCAACCACAACAGCCGGGAGTTGCTGGTCAATTTCCACAATTTGCCATGTTCCAACAACCAATTGTACAGGATATGGCTATGGAGTATGGTCAACGTCTGGCTGATCAAGGTAAACAAATGGTGGAGAATCAATTTTCAAAATGGGTTCCAGTAGCCAAATTGAAGTACTATTTTGCTGTCGATAATAATTATGTCATTAATAAATTACGTTTGCTGTTCTTCCCATTTACACACAAG GACTGGTCCCTTAAATACGATCAAGAACAGCCCGTCCAGCCTCGTTATGATATTAATGCCCCCGATTTATATATACCCACGATGGCTTTCATCACTTATGTTGTTGTGGCTGGCCTTATGTTGGGTCTACAGAATCGTTTCACACCCGAAAAACTAAGCATTGAAGCATCGAGTGCATTGGCTTCAAGTATTTTTGAATTGGTTGTTTACTCGATTACCCTGTATGTTGTGAATATTAAAACGAATTTAAAAACTTTGGATCTGTTGGCATTTTCGGgttataaatttgttacaatTGTGGCATGCTTGCTGGTAAGCACACTGTTTCATGGTTTTGGCTACTACATGGCACTGTTATATTGCAGTTTATCATTGGGCTTCTTTTTG CTAcgtactttaaaaacaaaagttttacacGAATCTTCACCTACAAATCCCAGCGGTGCCATTAACTATGATCCCTATGGCAATCCCCAACAATTGGATTATACTGGCGGAcgcaaaagaaaattatattttcttttcttagtCGTGGGCGGTCAAGCATTTTTATCCTTCCTATTATcgaaacatttatattttcccGATGCCGCCACCTTAGAAGCTAGAAACTTAGAATTTTAA
- the LOC111674535 gene encoding protein YIF1B-B isoform X2, translating to MYNNPNAGIRNPSGPGRKVQRVSDVNVMGPAAPMPNASPYMQSTTGPTVLDPMMQSGGNMGAGSYGAPLQPMQQPQTNVYNNGGMPMPNQNYGYTSPSPQPQQPPQYSSVPGGASFGSQPQQPGVAGQFPQFAMFQQPIVQDMAMEYGQRLADQGKQMVENQFSKWVPVAKLKYYFAVDNNYVINKLRLLFFPFTHKDWSLKYDQEQPVQPRYDINAPDLYIPTMAFITYVVVAGLMLGLQNRFTPEKLSIEASSALASSIFELVVYSITLYVVNIKTNLKTLDLLAFSGYKFVTIVACLLVSTLFHGFGYYMALLYCSLSLGFFLLRTLKTKVLHESSPTNPSGAINYDPYGNPQQLDYTGGRKRKLYFLFLVVGGQAFLSFLLSKHLYFPDAATLEARNLEF from the exons ATGTATAACAATCCAAATGCAGGCATAAGGAATC CTTCCGGTCCTGGTCGTAAAGTCCAACGTGTAAGTGATGTTAATGTTATGGGTCCAGCCGCTCCCATGCCCAACGCTTCACCCTATATGCAGTCTACAACAGGTCCAACTGTTTTGGATCCTATGATGCAGTCTGGCGGTAATATGGGTGCTGGCTCTTATGGTGCCCCTCTACAGCCAATGCAACAACCACAGACGAATGTTTACAATAATGGTGGCATGCCTATGCCAAATCAAAACTATGGTTACACCTCACCCTCTCCCCAACCCCAACAACCTCCACAATATAGTTCCGTACCTGGAGGAGCTTCATTCGGTTCTCAACCACAACAGCCGGGAGTTGCTGGTCAATTTCCACAATTTGCCATGTTCCAACAACCAATTGTACAGGATATGGCTATGGAGTATGGTCAACGTCTGGCTGATCAAGGTAAACAAATGGTGGAGAATCAATTTTCAAAATGGGTTCCAGTAGCCAAATTGAAGTACTATTTTGCTGTCGATAATAATTATGTCATTAATAAATTACGTTTGCTGTTCTTCCCATTTACACACAAG GACTGGTCCCTTAAATACGATCAAGAACAGCCCGTCCAGCCTCGTTATGATATTAATGCCCCCGATTTATATATACCCACGATGGCTTTCATCACTTATGTTGTTGTGGCTGGCCTTATGTTGGGTCTACAGAATCGTTTCACACCCGAAAAACTAAGCATTGAAGCATCGAGTGCATTGGCTTCAAGTATTTTTGAATTGGTTGTTTACTCGATTACCCTGTATGTTGTGAATATTAAAACGAATTTAAAAACTTTGGATCTGTTGGCATTTTCGGgttataaatttgttacaatTGTGGCATGCTTGCTGGTAAGCACACTGTTTCATGGTTTTGGCTACTACATGGCACTGTTATATTGCAGTTTATCATTGGGCTTCTTTTTG CTAcgtactttaaaaacaaaagttttacacGAATCTTCACCTACAAATCCCAGCGGTGCCATTAACTATGATCCCTATGGCAATCCCCAACAATTGGATTATACTGGCGGAcgcaaaagaaaattatattttcttttcttagtCGTGGGCGGTCAAGCATTTTTATCCTTCCTATTATcgaaacatttatattttcccGATGCCGCCACCTTAGAAGCTAGAAACTTAGAATTTTAA
- the LOC111674525 gene encoding bifunctional purine biosynthesis protein ATIC: protein MAAKRIALLSVSDKTGLVDFGKTLNSLGYQLVASGGTATALRNAGLSVKDVSDITGAPEMLGGRVKTLHPAVHGGILARVTPSDQADMEKQKFDYISVVVCNLYPFVNTVSKPDVTVADAVENIDIGGVTLLRAAAKNHDRVTVICEAEDYAKVVAEIQQNGDTSLETRKLLALKAFTHTATYDDAISDYFRKQYSNGVSQLNLRYGMNPHQKPAQIFTQLEKLPLRVVNAAPGFINLCDALNGWQLVRELKKALGLPAATSFKHVSPAGAAVGNPLSREQAKLCMVDDLYDSLTPLATAYARARGADRMSSFGDFVALSDVCDVVTAKIISREVSDGIIAPGYEPAALEILKKKKNGSYCILEMDPSYEPSALERKTIFGLTLEQKRNDAVIEPSLFTNVVTKNNKLPEAAVRDLIVATIALKFTQSNSVCYARDGQVIGIGAGQQSRIHCTRLAGEKADNWWLRQHPRVAGMKFKAGVKRAEISNAIDNFVNGTVGKDMPLAQFEAMYEEVPAQFTAEEKSAWLKELKGVALGSDAFFPFRDNIDRAHLSGVSYIASPSGSTNDAGVIAACDEHGIIMAHTNLRLFHH, encoded by the exons atggctgCTAAACGTATTg CTCTTCTTAGCGTTTCGGATAAAACCGGTTTAGTTGATTTTGGTAAAACCTTAAATAGTTTGGGTTACCAATTGGTGGCTAGTGGTGGCACTGCTACTGCTCTACGCAATGCTGGTCTTAGCGTTAAGGATGTCTCTGACATAACCGGTGCTCCCGAAATGTTGGGTGGCCGTGTCAAGACCCTTCATCCTGCTGTGCACGGTGGCATCTTAGCTCGTGTTACTCCCTCCGATCAGGCTGATATGGAAAAGCAAAAATTCGATTATATTAGTGTGGTAGTGTGTAATTTGTACCCCTTCGTTAACACTGTTTCCAAACCCGATGTTACTGTGGCCGATGCTGTTGAGAACATCGATATTGGTGGTGTTACTCTCTTGAGAGCTGCTGCTAAAAATCACGATCGTGTAACTGTCATCTGTGAAGCTGAAGATTATGCCAAGGTTGTTGCCGAAATTCAACAAAATGGTGATACCTCTTTGGAAACCCGCAAACTTTTGGCTTTGAAAGCGTTTACCCATACCGCCACCTACGATGATGCCATTTCCGACTATTTCCGTAAACAATATTCGAATGGTGTTTCCCAACTTAACTTGAGATACGGTATGAATCCCCATCAAAAGCCTGCACAAATTTTCACACAATTGGAGAAGTTACCTTTGCGTGTGGTAAATGCTGCACCTGGTTTTATCAATCTCTGTGATGCTTTGAACGGTTGGCAATTGGTTAGAGAATTGAAAAAGGCTTTGGGTTTACCAGCTGCCACTAGTTTCAAGCACGTTTCTCCCGCTGGCGCCGCTGTGGGTAATCCTTTGAGCCGCGAACAAGCTAAATTATGTATGGTTGATGATTTGTACGACTCTTTGACCCCACTAGCCACAGCCTACGCTAGAGCTAGAGGTGCTGATCGTATGTCATCTTTCGGGGATTTTGTTGCTCTTTCCGATGTATGTGATGTTGTTACTGCTAAGATCATCTCCCGCGAGGTGTCTGATGGCATTATTGCTCCTGGTTATGAACCTGCTGctttggaaatcttaaagaaaaagaaaaatggttCTTACTGTATTTTGGAG ATGGATCCCTCGTATGAACCTTCTGCTTTGGAACGCAAAACCATTTTCGGTTTGACTTTGGAACAAAAGCGCAACGATGCCGTTATAGAACCTTCACTTTTCACAAATGTTGTTACTAAAAACAACAAGTTACCCGAAGCCGCTGTACGCGATTTGATAGTCGCCACCATTGCCTTGAAATTCACTCAAAGTAATTCGGTTTGTTATGCTCGTGACGGTCAAGTTATTGGTATTGGTGCTGGTCAACAATCTCGTATTCACTGCACACGTTTGGCTGGTGAAAAGGCTGATAACTGGTGGTTGAGACAACATCCTCGTGTTGCTGGCATGAAATTCAAGGCTGGTGTTAAGCGCGCTGAAATCTCAAATGCCATTGATAACTTTGTTAATGGTACCGTAGGCAAGGATATGCCTTTGGCTCAATTCGAAGCCATGTATGAAGAAGTCCCAGCTCAATTTACTGCAGAAGAGAAATCTGCCTGGCTTAAGGAGTTGAAAGGCGTTGCCTTGGGTTCTGATGCTTTCTTCCCATTCAGAGATAACATTGATCGTGCTCACTTG AGTGGCGTTTCCTATATTGCCAGTCCGTCTGGTTCTACCAATGATGCTGGTGTCATTGCTGCTTGTGATGAACATGGCATTATTATGGCTCACACTAATTTGCGTTTGTTccatcattaa